In Nocardia sputorum, a single genomic region encodes these proteins:
- a CDS encoding DUF6893 family small protein, with amino-acid sequence METVGVVSTTVVAVLVAAGVYLGVRSIPDLRRYLKIRHM; translated from the coding sequence ATGGAAACCGTGGGAGTGGTCTCGACGACCGTCGTCGCCGTGCTGGTGGCGGCGGGGGTGTATCTCGGCGTGCGGTCGATTCCGGATCTGCGGCGATACCTCAAGATCCGGCACATGTAG
- a CDS encoding hydrogenase maturation protease, giving the protein MLVAGIGNIFLGDDGFGPEVVRRLPRHPDPGVRAVDYGIRGMHLAYDLLDRWDALVLVDALPDRGAPGRVEVFGAAPENTGPAPLDAHAMSPDAVFAGVRALGGVLPPTVVIGCQVACAEEGIGLSEPVAAAVDEAVAAVGDVVAALLPRATAEQED; this is encoded by the coding sequence GTGCTGGTCGCCGGGATCGGCAACATCTTCCTCGGCGACGACGGATTCGGACCGGAGGTGGTGCGGCGGCTGCCGCGCCACCCGGACCCGGGCGTGCGTGCGGTGGACTACGGCATCCGCGGCATGCATCTCGCCTACGACCTGCTCGATCGCTGGGACGCGCTGGTGCTGGTCGACGCGCTGCCAGACCGCGGGGCGCCCGGCCGGGTCGAGGTGTTCGGCGCCGCGCCGGAGAACACCGGCCCCGCGCCGCTGGACGCCCACGCGATGAGCCCGGACGCCGTCTTCGCCGGAGTTCGCGCGCTGGGTGGCGTGCTGCCGCCCACCGTGGTGATCGGCTGCCAGGTCGCCTGCGCCGAAGAGGGCATCGGTCTGTCGGAGCCGGTCGCGGCGGCGGTGGACGAGGCGGTCGCGGCGGTGGGCGACGTGGTCGCCGCGCTGCTCCCGCGGGCCACAGCAGAACAGGAGGACTGA
- a CDS encoding HypC/HybG/HupF family hydrogenase formation chaperone, which produces MCLGIPGRVMAIPDGYHGQIALVDVSGEQRKVNIGLLDEDPARPGDWVIIHMGFAVEKTDEAGAAAALDGLRLLQHGDQL; this is translated from the coding sequence ATGTGTCTGGGCATCCCGGGACGGGTGATGGCGATTCCTGACGGCTACCACGGCCAGATCGCGCTGGTCGACGTGTCCGGCGAGCAGCGGAAGGTGAACATCGGTCTGCTCGACGAGGATCCGGCGCGGCCGGGTGACTGGGTGATCATCCACATGGGCTTCGCGGTGGAGAAGACCGATGAGGCAGGGGCCGCGGCGGCGCTGGACGGACTGCGCCTGTTGCAACACGGGGACCAGCTATGA
- a CDS encoding carbamoyltransferase HypF produces the protein MTTERLRRRLVVRGVVQGVGFRPFVYTTAAELALSGSVGNDSGGVVIEIEGAPADLDEFAARLRLRPPPLAVVESVEQADIPARGGTGFHIAGTTRDGVGRTLASPDVALCADCERELRDPGNRRYRHPFVNCTNCGPRFTIIASLPYDRERTSMADFAMCDRCAREYTDPADRRFHAQPIACPECGPTLAYTGPGGGEPLAAARQLLRAGGILAVKGIGGYHLACDATDEAAVAELRRRKRRGDKPFAVMVPDLATARAVVAVDDAAATLLTSPARPIVLLARRSASERSPSAADPGGTAEPGGDAVPDGGAPQSPAPVPAPSVAPGNPDLGVMLAYTPLHLLLFGLPGDPPGPQVLVMTSGNLGGEPICYQDDDARTRLAGLADGWLSHNRRILVPCDDSVVRSLGGRELPVRRSRGYAPLPLLLPVPLPPTLAVGADLKNTCAMADGRYAWLSQHIGDMDDLATLRSFDAAQRHLGELTGVHPVQLVADAHPGYRSAAWARRNAGERPLYTVQHHHAHIAAVMGEHGLGATEQVVGIAFDGTGFGPDGAVWGGEVLLAGYKGYRRLAHLKYVPLAGGDLAVRRPYRMALAHLRTAGIDWSDDIPAVAACPPAERSVLAHQFRTGLGCAPTSSMGRLFDAVSSLCGVRHVVDYEAQAAIELEGLSRSGAEGATAYRFPLGDGDPAVIDPAPVLAGVVADVRAGEPARVVGARFHAAVARLTLELAARYAAPAQIVALSGGVFQNALLLARSCALLRDNGFTVITHRRLPPNDGGLAFGQLLACSEG, from the coding sequence ATGACCACGGAGCGGCTACGGCGTCGTCTGGTGGTGCGCGGTGTGGTACAAGGGGTCGGCTTCCGGCCGTTCGTCTACACCACCGCCGCCGAACTGGCACTGTCCGGCAGTGTCGGCAACGACAGCGGCGGCGTCGTCATCGAGATCGAGGGAGCCCCAGCGGATCTCGACGAGTTCGCCGCGCGGCTGCGCCTGCGGCCGCCGCCCCTGGCGGTGGTCGAATCGGTCGAGCAGGCCGACATCCCGGCGCGCGGCGGCACCGGATTCCACATCGCGGGCACCACGCGGGACGGCGTCGGTCGCACGCTGGCTTCGCCCGATGTCGCTCTGTGCGCCGACTGCGAACGCGAGTTGCGCGATCCGGGAAACCGCCGCTATCGCCACCCGTTCGTCAACTGCACCAACTGCGGTCCGCGTTTCACCATCATCGCGAGCCTGCCCTACGACCGCGAGCGGACGTCGATGGCCGACTTCGCCATGTGCGACCGGTGCGCGCGGGAGTACACCGATCCGGCGGACCGCCGTTTTCACGCGCAGCCGATCGCCTGCCCCGAGTGCGGTCCCACCCTCGCGTATACGGGACCGGGAGGCGGTGAGCCGCTGGCGGCGGCGCGGCAGCTGCTGCGCGCGGGCGGCATCCTGGCGGTCAAAGGCATCGGCGGCTACCACCTCGCCTGCGACGCCACCGACGAGGCGGCCGTGGCCGAGTTGCGCAGACGCAAGCGCCGCGGGGACAAGCCGTTCGCGGTGATGGTGCCGGATCTCGCCACGGCACGGGCCGTAGTCGCCGTCGACGATGCCGCCGCCACACTGCTGACCAGCCCGGCTCGCCCCATCGTGCTGCTCGCTCGCCGGTCCGCGTCCGAGCGGAGCCCCTCAGCCGCCGATCCCGGAGGCACCGCCGAGCCGGGCGGAGACGCTGTGCCGGACGGCGGCGCGCCGCAGTCACCCGCGCCGGTCCCCGCTCCTTCGGTGGCGCCCGGCAACCCGGACCTGGGCGTCATGCTCGCGTATACGCCGCTGCACCTGCTGTTGTTCGGCCTGCCCGGCGATCCGCCCGGACCGCAGGTGCTGGTGATGACCTCGGGCAATCTCGGTGGCGAGCCGATCTGCTATCAGGACGACGACGCCCGCACCCGCCTCGCCGGTCTGGCCGACGGCTGGCTGTCGCACAACCGGCGCATCCTGGTGCCTTGCGACGACTCGGTGGTGCGTTCGCTCGGCGGCCGCGAACTGCCGGTCCGGCGCTCGCGCGGGTACGCGCCGCTGCCGCTGCTGCTTCCGGTGCCGCTGCCGCCGACGCTCGCGGTCGGCGCCGATCTCAAGAACACCTGCGCGATGGCCGATGGCCGCTACGCCTGGCTGAGCCAGCACATCGGCGATATGGACGACCTGGCGACGCTGCGCTCCTTCGACGCCGCGCAGCGCCATCTCGGGGAACTCACGGGGGTACACCCGGTGCAGCTGGTCGCCGACGCGCATCCCGGCTACCGCTCGGCCGCGTGGGCGCGCCGGAACGCGGGCGAGCGGCCTCTGTACACCGTCCAGCACCATCACGCGCACATCGCCGCCGTCATGGGCGAGCACGGTCTCGGCGCTACCGAACAGGTCGTCGGCATCGCGTTCGACGGCACCGGATTCGGGCCGGACGGCGCGGTATGGGGCGGCGAGGTCCTGCTCGCGGGCTACAAGGGCTATCGACGCCTGGCCCATCTGAAATACGTGCCGCTGGCGGGCGGCGATCTCGCGGTGCGCAGGCCCTACCGCATGGCGCTGGCTCATCTGCGGACCGCCGGGATCGACTGGTCCGACGACATCCCCGCGGTCGCGGCATGTCCGCCGGCCGAGCGTTCGGTGCTGGCCCACCAGTTCCGGACCGGTCTGGGTTGTGCGCCCACGTCGAGCATGGGCCGGTTGTTCGACGCGGTGTCCTCGCTGTGCGGCGTGCGGCACGTCGTCGACTACGAAGCTCAGGCAGCGATCGAACTGGAGGGACTGTCCCGCTCCGGCGCCGAAGGCGCCACCGCCTACCGGTTCCCGCTCGGTGACGGCGATCCCGCCGTGATCGATCCCGCACCGGTGCTCGCGGGCGTGGTCGCCGACGTTCGCGCGGGCGAGCCCGCACGGGTGGTGGGCGCGCGTTTCCACGCCGCCGTCGCCCGGCTGACGCTCGAACTCGCGGCGCGCTACGCCGCCCCGGCGCAGATCGTCGCCCTGTCCGGCGGCGTCTTCCAGAACGCGCTGCTGCTCGCGCGATCGTGCGCGCTGCTGCGCGACAACGGCTTCACCGTGATCACCCATCGCCGGCTGCCGCCCAACGACGGCGGCCTCGCGTTCGGGCAACTCCTCGCGTGCAGCGAGGGATGA
- a CDS encoding HypC/HybG/HupF family hydrogenase formation chaperone — MCLAVPGKVLSLHERDGTLMSVVDFGGVHKDVCLQYIPDAAVGDYVVVHVGFAIQRLDEESALRTLAEFEHLGVLNEEFGDGFAIAAKQAGLDNPAIESSREEPEARS, encoded by the coding sequence ATGTGTCTTGCGGTACCAGGCAAAGTGCTCAGCCTGCACGAGCGGGACGGCACGCTGATGTCGGTCGTCGACTTCGGCGGCGTGCACAAAGACGTGTGCCTGCAATACATCCCGGACGCGGCGGTGGGTGACTACGTCGTCGTCCACGTCGGCTTCGCGATCCAGCGGTTGGACGAGGAATCCGCGTTGCGGACCCTGGCCGAGTTCGAGCACCTCGGCGTACTGAACGAGGAATTCGGCGACGGTTTCGCCATCGCCGCGAAGCAGGCGGGCCTGGACAATCCCGCCATCGAGTCGTCACGCGAGGAACCGGAGGCCCGGTCATGA
- the hypD gene encoding hydrogenase formation protein HypD gives MKYLDEFSNPELARRLLDRIRATTSRRWAIMEVCGGQTHSIIRHGIDQLLPDQIEMIHGPGCPVCVTPLEVIDKALEIAARPGVIFCSFGDMLRVPGSAKDLFRVKSEGGDVRVVYSPLDALNLAKENPDREVVFFGIGFETTAPANAMTVYQAKRLGIRNFSLLVSHVLVPPAIAAIMESPTCRVQGFLAAGHVCTVMGTDEYPPLAEQYKVPMVVTGFEPLDILEGIRRTVLQLESGRHELENAYPRAVSAAGNPAAKAMLQDVFEVTDRGWRGIGVIPRSGWRLSDRYREFDAEHRFAVGDLHTAESTICRSGEVLQGLIKPHECAAFGKECTPRNPLGATMVSSEGACAAYYLYRRLDLPAEVAHA, from the coding sequence ATGAAGTATCTGGACGAATTCAGCAATCCCGAGCTGGCCCGGCGCCTGCTCGACCGCATCCGCGCTACCACCAGCCGCCGCTGGGCGATCATGGAAGTCTGCGGCGGACAAACCCATTCGATCATCCGCCACGGCATCGACCAGCTGCTGCCCGATCAGATCGAGATGATCCACGGCCCCGGTTGCCCGGTCTGCGTCACCCCGCTGGAAGTGATCGACAAGGCGCTGGAGATCGCCGCGCGACCGGGCGTGATCTTCTGCTCGTTCGGCGACATGCTGCGCGTGCCCGGCAGCGCAAAGGATCTGTTCCGGGTGAAGAGCGAGGGCGGTGACGTCCGGGTGGTGTACTCGCCGCTGGACGCGCTGAACCTGGCCAAGGAGAACCCGGACCGCGAAGTGGTGTTCTTCGGCATCGGTTTCGAGACCACCGCGCCGGCCAACGCGATGACGGTGTACCAGGCGAAGCGCCTGGGGATCCGGAACTTCTCGCTGCTGGTGTCGCATGTGCTGGTCCCGCCCGCCATCGCCGCGATCATGGAATCGCCGACCTGCCGGGTGCAGGGCTTCCTCGCCGCCGGGCACGTCTGCACCGTGATGGGCACCGACGAGTACCCGCCGCTGGCCGAGCAGTACAAGGTGCCGATGGTGGTCACCGGATTCGAGCCGCTGGACATCCTGGAGGGCATCCGCCGTACCGTGCTGCAGCTGGAATCGGGCAGGCACGAGCTGGAGAACGCCTACCCCCGCGCCGTGTCCGCGGCGGGCAATCCCGCGGCGAAGGCCATGCTGCAGGACGTCTTCGAGGTCACCGACCGGGGTTGGCGCGGCATCGGCGTCATCCCGCGCAGCGGCTGGCGGTTGTCGGACCGCTATCGGGAGTTCGACGCAGAACACCGCTTCGCCGTCGGCGATCTGCACACCGCCGAGTCGACCATCTGCCGCTCCGGTGAGGTGTTGCAGGGATTGATCAAACCGCACGAGTGCGCCGCCTTCGGCAAGGAGTGCACGCCGCGTAACCCGCTGGGCGCCACCATGGTGTCCTCCGAAGGCGCGTGCGCCGCCTACTACCTGTACCGGCGCCTGGACCTGCCCGCGGAGGTGGCCCATGCCTGA
- the hypE gene encoding hydrogenase expression/formation protein HypE gives MPEEGAAPVTIDMAGWVCPMPLRDSPNIVMGHGGGGAMSGELIEHLFLPAFGSAAHADLGDSAVVTLDGARLAFSTDSFVVKPIVFPGGTIGELAVNGTVNDLAMAGARPMVLSTAFILEEGTALADIARIAQAVGTAALAAEVQLVTGDTKVVDAGHGDGIYINTAGIGVVAPGVDIRPQRAAPGDVVLVSGDIGVHGVAVLSCREGLEFGTTVLSDTAPLHGLVAAMLATGADVHVLRDPTRGGVAASLNEIARAAQVGISLDERQLPVPDGVRDACGLLGLDPMYVANEGKLLAFVPPENADRVLAAMREHPLGAQAAEIGRCVAEHPGMVVARTALGGTRVVDLPAGEQLPRIC, from the coding sequence ATGCCTGAGGAAGGCGCCGCCCCCGTGACGATCGACATGGCGGGCTGGGTCTGCCCGATGCCGCTGCGGGATTCGCCGAACATCGTGATGGGGCACGGCGGCGGCGGAGCGATGTCCGGCGAGCTGATCGAGCATCTGTTCCTGCCCGCGTTCGGCTCGGCCGCGCACGCGGACCTCGGCGACTCCGCGGTGGTCACACTGGACGGCGCGCGCCTGGCCTTCTCCACCGACTCGTTCGTGGTGAAGCCGATCGTGTTCCCGGGCGGCACCATCGGCGAACTTGCGGTCAACGGCACGGTGAACGATCTGGCCATGGCCGGAGCGCGGCCGATGGTGCTGTCCACCGCGTTCATCCTGGAGGAGGGCACCGCGCTGGCCGACATCGCGCGCATCGCGCAGGCGGTCGGCACCGCCGCCCTGGCGGCGGAAGTCCAGCTGGTCACCGGGGACACCAAGGTCGTGGACGCCGGACACGGTGACGGGATCTACATCAACACCGCCGGAATCGGTGTGGTTGCCCCTGGCGTAGACATCCGGCCGCAGCGCGCGGCACCTGGCGATGTGGTGCTGGTCAGCGGCGACATCGGTGTGCACGGCGTCGCGGTGCTCAGCTGCCGCGAAGGTCTGGAGTTCGGCACCACCGTGCTCAGCGACACCGCGCCGCTGCACGGCTTGGTCGCGGCGATGCTGGCCACCGGCGCCGACGTGCACGTGCTGCGCGATCCCACCCGCGGTGGCGTCGCGGCATCGCTCAACGAGATCGCCCGCGCCGCACAGGTCGGCATATCGCTGGACGAGCGGCAACTCCCCGTGCCCGACGGCGTGCGCGACGCCTGCGGTCTGCTCGGTCTGGACCCGATGTACGTGGCCAACGAGGGCAAATTGCTGGCGTTCGTACCGCCCGAGAACGCCGATCGCGTGCTCGCGGCGATGCGGGAACACCCGCTGGGCGCACAGGCCGCCGAGATCGGCCGGTGCGTCGCCGAACATCCCGGCATGGTCGTCGCCCGCACGGCGCTCGGCGGGACGCGGGTGGTGGATCTGCCCGCGGGCGAGCAACTGCCGCGCATCTGCTGA
- a CDS encoding HoxN/HupN/NixA family nickel/cobalt transporter — MDGRQRRGVAGMASVVVALHALGWSALLLLVVPGGYLVDGAVFGVGLGITAYTLGMRHAFDADHIAAIDNTTRKLVADGRKPLSVGFWFSLGHSTIVFVLVALLAFGVKALAGNLRDEDSGLHRWTGVLGTGISGTFLLAIGLLNLVSLIGIWRVFRGMRRGTCGEAAVRQRLDDRGALQRVIGPLTRAVREPWQMYPVGLLFGLGFDTVTEVSLLVIAGGAAATDLPWYAILVLPVLFSAGMTLFDALDGAFMNYAYGWAFAGPLRSVYYNIVVTGLSVVVALVIGAQEMISVLTDELGIAGGPLAWVGGWDLGAMGFVIAGLFVLTWAVAVAVWRFGRLEQRWSVEHPGERPSR, encoded by the coding sequence CTGGACGGACGGCAGCGGCGCGGCGTCGCCGGGATGGCGTCGGTCGTGGTCGCACTGCACGCGCTCGGGTGGTCCGCGCTGCTGCTGCTCGTGGTCCCCGGCGGGTACCTGGTGGACGGCGCGGTATTCGGCGTGGGTCTCGGGATCACCGCCTACACGCTCGGGATGCGGCACGCGTTCGACGCCGACCACATCGCCGCCATCGACAACACGACCCGCAAGTTGGTCGCGGACGGACGCAAGCCGCTGTCGGTCGGGTTCTGGTTCTCTCTCGGGCACTCCACCATCGTTTTCGTCCTCGTCGCGCTGCTGGCGTTCGGCGTCAAGGCGCTCGCGGGAAACCTGCGCGACGAGGACTCCGGGCTGCACCGATGGACTGGTGTGCTGGGTACCGGTATCTCCGGAACCTTCCTGCTCGCCATCGGCCTGTTGAATCTGGTCTCGCTGATCGGCATCTGGCGGGTGTTCCGCGGGATGCGCCGCGGAACTTGCGGCGAGGCCGCGGTGCGGCAGCGGTTGGACGACCGCGGCGCCCTGCAGCGGGTGATCGGACCGCTCACCAGGGCCGTGCGGGAGCCGTGGCAGATGTACCCGGTCGGGCTGTTGTTCGGACTCGGCTTCGACACCGTCACCGAGGTGAGCCTCCTGGTGATCGCGGGCGGCGCGGCGGCGACCGACCTGCCGTGGTACGCGATCCTCGTCCTGCCGGTGTTGTTCTCGGCGGGAATGACGCTGTTCGACGCGCTGGATGGCGCTTTCATGAACTACGCGTACGGGTGGGCCTTCGCGGGGCCGCTGCGCAGCGTCTACTACAACATCGTCGTCACGGGTCTGTCGGTTGTCGTGGCCCTGGTCATCGGCGCGCAGGAGATGATCTCCGTGCTGACCGACGAGCTGGGCATCGCCGGCGGTCCACTGGCCTGGGTCGGCGGATGGGATCTGGGCGCCATGGGGTTCGTCATCGCCGGGCTGTTCGTGCTCACCTGGGCGGTGGCGGTCGCGGTGTGGCGCTTCGGCCGGCTCGAGCAGCGGTGGTCCGTCGAGCACCCGGGCGAAAGGCCGAGCCGATGA
- a CDS encoding DUF6390 family protein has product MTGSGAEMFARYAYAPNRLGYCGPPDAAALRDGSDDQVRVVARRFTGAWPYLRVMARMTGIADPLDRRLVESYWLGGGVGAALDPGEFTAELLALLGPVAGGYWTHLTQRLAEEAAANHCFHVFGVYPWSRLLRHGNGHPLHVLDSCRITWGTVFDRSGAEVALRCRTLDWDGERLALHTETVRTLAIRVDGYAALPDVAVGEQVAVHWGRLCGRLDDAQVRALEAATLRQLEVTNRRLAERRNPATR; this is encoded by the coding sequence ATGACCGGCAGCGGCGCGGAGATGTTCGCCCGGTACGCCTACGCGCCCAATCGGCTCGGCTACTGCGGTCCGCCCGACGCGGCCGCGCTGCGGGACGGGTCGGACGACCAGGTGCGCGTGGTGGCGCGCCGGTTCACCGGCGCGTGGCCCTACCTGCGCGTGATGGCGCGGATGACCGGCATCGCCGATCCGCTGGACCGCCGCCTCGTCGAGTCCTATTGGCTGGGCGGTGGCGTCGGCGCGGCACTGGACCCGGGCGAGTTCACCGCGGAACTGCTGGCGCTGCTCGGCCCGGTGGCAGGCGGGTACTGGACGCACCTGACGCAGCGATTGGCCGAGGAGGCCGCGGCGAACCATTGCTTCCACGTCTTCGGTGTGTACCCGTGGTCCCGCTTGCTCCGGCACGGCAACGGACATCCACTGCACGTGCTCGACAGTTGCCGGATCACCTGGGGAACGGTCTTCGACCGCAGCGGTGCGGAAGTCGCGCTGCGCTGTCGCACGCTCGATTGGGACGGAGAGCGTCTCGCGCTGCACACCGAGACTGTGCGAACCCTCGCGATCCGGGTGGACGGGTACGCGGCGTTGCCCGACGTCGCGGTAGGGGAGCAGGTCGCGGTGCATTGGGGGCGGCTGTGCGGGCGGCTGGACGATGCTCAGGTGCGTGCCCTGGAAGCGGCGACGCTACGTCAGCTGGAGGTCACCAACCGGCGCCTGGCCGAGCGACGCAACCCGGCGACCAGGTGA
- a CDS encoding DUF2231 domain-containing protein has translation MTADPRQAKRPVSAVLAGPYGHPFHPILVTVPIGAWVASFVFDLASRFVDDPDFLVEGSSWLIAIGVLGALAAATIGFLDLLAIPTGTPAFRTGLLHMTLNLLVTAVYAVGFVWRQGADKAVAVPAGPLVLSAVGLMILAISGYLGGKLAYHYGVRVADETTQAGGFTH, from the coding sequence ATGACCGCAGATCCGCGACAGGCGAAGCGGCCGGTCAGTGCCGTGCTGGCCGGTCCGTACGGGCATCCGTTCCATCCCATCTTGGTCACCGTCCCGATCGGCGCCTGGGTCGCCAGTTTCGTGTTCGACCTCGCGTCCCGATTCGTCGACGATCCGGACTTCCTGGTCGAGGGCTCGTCGTGGTTGATCGCGATCGGCGTGCTGGGCGCCTTGGCCGCCGCGACGATCGGGTTCCTCGATCTGCTCGCGATCCCCACCGGTACGCCTGCCTTCCGCACCGGTTTGCTGCACATGACCCTCAACCTGCTCGTGACCGCTGTCTACGCGGTCGGCTTCGTCTGGCGGCAGGGCGCCGACAAGGCGGTCGCGGTCCCGGCCGGGCCGTTGGTGCTGTCGGCGGTCGGTCTGATGATATTGGCGATATCCGGGTATCTCGGCGGCAAGCTGGCCTATCACTACGGCGTGCGAGTCGCCGACGAAACCACCCAGGCCGGCGGCTTCACCCACTGA
- the lexA gene encoding transcriptional repressor LexA encodes MRQTDDTGDETESGADAAGSGADLTVRQRKVLEVIRTSVSERGYPPSIREIGDAVGLTSTSSVAHQLRALERKGYLRRDPNRPRAVDVRGLDEVVRSVTSLPVAAVDDGEIAVEVDRPVPTFVPVLGRIAAGGPILAEQAVEDVFPLPRELVGDGSLFLLKVVGQSMIDAAICDGDWVVVRQQNVADNGDIVAAMIDGEATVKTFKRTGKDVWLMPHNPVFEPIPGNDAQILGKVVTVIRKI; translated from the coding sequence GTGAGGCAGACGGACGACACGGGTGACGAGACCGAAAGCGGCGCCGACGCGGCGGGTAGCGGGGCGGATCTCACCGTGCGTCAGCGCAAAGTGCTCGAGGTGATCCGCACCTCGGTGAGCGAGCGCGGTTACCCGCCGAGCATCCGGGAGATCGGTGACGCCGTCGGCCTCACGTCCACCTCGTCGGTCGCTCATCAGCTGCGCGCCCTGGAGCGCAAGGGCTACCTGCGCCGCGATCCGAATCGGCCCCGCGCCGTGGACGTCCGGGGCCTGGACGAGGTGGTGCGGTCGGTGACCAGCCTGCCGGTCGCCGCGGTCGACGACGGCGAGATCGCCGTCGAGGTGGACCGTCCGGTCCCCACCTTCGTCCCGGTGCTCGGTCGCATCGCCGCCGGTGGCCCGATTCTGGCCGAACAGGCCGTGGAGGACGTCTTCCCGCTGCCGCGCGAACTGGTCGGCGACGGTTCGCTGTTCCTGCTGAAGGTCGTCGGTCAGTCCATGATCGACGCGGCGATCTGCGACGGCGACTGGGTGGTCGTGCGGCAGCAGAACGTCGCCGACAACGGCGATATCGTCGCGGCGATGATCGACGGCGAGGCCACGGTGAAGACTTTCAAGCGCACCGGCAAGGACGTCTGGCTGATGCCGCACAATCCGGTGTTCGAGCCGATCCCCGGTAACGACGCCCAGATCCTGGGCAAGGTCGTCACGGTCATTCGCAAGATCTGA
- the nrdR gene encoding transcriptional regulator NrdR, whose product MHCPFCRHPDSRVVDSREADEGAAIRRRRACPQCGRRFTTVETAILSVVKRSGVTEPFSREKVIRGVRRACQGREVDDDALNLLAQQVEDAVRAKGSPEVPSHEVGLAILGPLRDLDEVAYLRFASVYRSFTSAEDFEREIQEMRRARAEALSAAD is encoded by the coding sequence ATGCATTGCCCGTTCTGCCGACACCCCGACTCCCGGGTGGTGGACTCGCGCGAGGCCGACGAAGGCGCGGCCATCCGCCGCCGTCGCGCCTGCCCGCAGTGTGGGCGGCGGTTCACCACGGTGGAGACCGCCATCCTGTCGGTGGTCAAGCGCAGCGGCGTCACCGAGCCGTTCAGCCGCGAGAAGGTCATCCGGGGTGTGCGCCGGGCCTGCCAAGGTCGTGAAGTCGACGACGACGCGCTGAACCTGCTCGCGCAGCAGGTGGAGGACGCGGTGCGGGCCAAGGGGTCGCCCGAGGTGCCCAGCCACGAGGTGGGCCTGGCCATCCTGGGTCCACTGCGTGACTTGGACGAGGTGGCCTACCTGCGGTTCGCGTCGGTCTACCGGTCGTTCACCTCGGCCGAGGACTTCGAACGCGAGATCCAGGAGATGCGCCGGGCGCGCGCCGAAGCGCTGTCGGCCGCCGACTGA